The window CAGTCTTCCATTTGATTGTAAGGACCACAATAAGTTCATAACATAAGAGTCGTAACAATTCTTCATAATTTATAAGAAATCTTAAACTTTTTTGAGAAGCTGAATTATGGATTTATATTAGTTCTAAGTTTCACCAAAATGAACTGCAATAACAACTTAAAATATGTAACAATGTATTTAATGAATTTATATGCTATATCCACTTTTTGAATCAAATTAGTGAAATAAAAGAACTTTGATGATATTCTGATTTACTGAGACGAACCTGTACTTCCTAATTTTATTCAAAGGACTGGAATCTAATAACAATCAACAGTTCAGGTTTGCGAACAGTAACAGTTCAGGTTACTGTTGATTCAGCAGCTGAATCAACAGTTCAGGTAATTTACGGTTCAGTTCCCCGTAAATTACATTTACGGTGGATGTTAAGAACAGTCTTTTTTACCCTCTAGGATTTACTACATTCTGTACATTTTTGGAGagcgtctttgttttgtttttcctttcttttttttaaatatatatatatatatatatatatatatatatatatatatatatatatatatatatatatatatatatatatatatatatatagacatttCCACTTTGGTGTTATTTTCGTTTACTTAATAAATAATGGCAGGTTGGAATTTGTGGTGTCAAGTTTTGCACACCTaatatcagatttaaataatttataatgtaAAGACCACACTACTCTTCTGTTAAAAGATCTGACAGGGCATGATTTTTTAACGATCAATGTAAATAAAGATTTAGCAGCaatgttggtgtgttttggtttctgacTTTGAATTAgctatttctctttttgttatttgtttttttgtaaacatcTGTTAATACAACAAGGCTGACCCACCATAGTGGATTGAGTGCGATCTGAGGTATTGTAGATGCACTCCACAATGACCTCATCATcctgaaatgaaagaaacaagTAATTTAGCATCATGAGAGCCCAAAgtgttttaatcttttactAAACATGTTCTTGGCTGAAAGAAGTTAATAAAGCTTACCGGTTTGATTGTCTTGATGCTTCCTAAATTGACAGTTTCTTGCATGTCAAAGTCATAGTTTTCATTTACTCCCAAGAAATCTATTTGCTTTCCTTTTCTAGAAAGATCAACCACATATATAAAGTTATGTTTGAAAACCAAATATTCTGTGCTTTagaaatcaaatgtattttctttggtATGATGTTACGCCTCAGGTTAAAGAGTGGGTGGCTGGCGTGAAGCAAGTACTCATCTTGTTTTTCTCACCTGAAGTGGCCCACTCTGACTTTCCTGCCAGCCAAGTGAGTGTGCAAGAGCACTGAAAACACTTGAAGGTCAGGTATGGGGTCCACAAGCTGTGGGTGGAAATGAAAACTTGCATCAATACATTGTGCCTGGCAAAAGTAGTCACATTTTTTGCGATTTATAATGTTAAAACCACAATCATATTCAAtgatttctattattttattctgactttatatGATAATGAAGTAGAGTGTGAAGGAAAAACTGTACGTGGCTctcaaaaatatcaaataaaaaattgaggTTTGTGGCATGCTGCACCTTTAGCTGCACTTACGTCTTCAAGTTCTTTTGGGCTTTTTCTTCCAGCTTTCCACATCTCAAGACTGACCTCTCTACCATAAATGTTGCATGATTTTACCACACATTGAATACTGCTTACAACATGGTCATTTGCGTGTGTAACTACATTAAAACCTATgaaacagttttgcaaaaaagccATCAAAATATAGTGGGCTGCAGTCATAtcatatttgcataatttaggattttattttcagttcagAGAACTTCAAATGATTTATAAACAACAGTTTCAATTATAAGTGAACAATAGATAAGGCTCCTCCTCCCTTGGAGGATgttaataaagaagaaaatgacaaacagaaCTGTAAGGTTCAAATCAGAAAATCCTTCTTTGTACAaaattttctatttgttaaagCATAACTGCTGAAATACATTACCAAGCTGTCACCATAGGAGATGGCTTCACCTATTTCTCGTTTAAGTGGCAGTTGAAGCATAGTTGGTCAGTAATCAGCACTGatcatttctttctgtctcagttaatattttattttctttaattgtttttatttgttgctctTATTgtaaacttgtgttttttatttttatgatattgtattaatgttcttatttttctgtgttgtgttGATTGTTTTATGTGACTACAGATGGAAATTATAGCAGCTCCCTAAATCTGTTGTATTTATGGCAATGTTGTCCGCCCATTAATATGCAATGTCccaatgtaataaaataaatttaactcaGACAGTGTTGCCTcaaattctcaattggatttaggtgcCCATTTTGACTGGACCATCCTACATGAACATGAATAAAGAAAACTATTCCATTGTTGCTTCTGCTGTGTGTTAAGGGTTCAATGTTCTGTTTAAAAGGAATGTCAAAGCTTTTGCAGCATCATATTGATATATTGATGTATTttactccatccatcttccaagCATTTTCCTCTGTCTGTTGAAGCAATATATTCCCACCGCATAatcctgccaccaccatgttttatagTGCTGATGTTATATACTAGGTGTTGTACAGACGGTGTTAGTTTTCCACTATAGTACTTTGCTTTTAGGCCAAAAGGTTCAATTTGACCTcatttaacaaaacaacattattccACCTCTTCTCTTAGCCATCAATGCTGCTTGTTGCAAACCATAAATGTAAGCAGTTTTTGTCTGACCAGTCCTTCAAAAAGCTCAGATCCCAAAATTGCACATTTATGTTTATGGTAAGTGGCTGTATTAACATAAAAAGGTTCAAGGGTCATAGAATAAGTAACGCAATTGCTGTTTTGTCTATTGCATACAGAGTCTCATACCTGTGAAAACAAAGACGTGTTGCAAATGCCATATGAGTGGAACTCTGCTGCTTTTGGAGGGATGCCATACATCATGTGACTCACTGGGAACACTCCTGTGGTTAGAATGCCCACGTCATGCTGTCGAAGTTTGTCTGTATAGTAAAGCCTCAGTCCTGAGCTGTCTATGATACCTGTGcaacaaaaggaagaaatttaaattaCTCCTAAAATGGCAAACAAAAAGCCTTTGTTCAAAAAGTAGGTTACCTTCTTTCTTTTGTGGGTTATTGTAATGGATTTCCAACCTGTAGTATGTGCCACTTTGAGTTCCTCCTATGGGAATACCTGTATTCTCAGGAAGCTCATATGCCTAAGAATTCAGACAAAGATGCTTGCAATGATAATAGGTCATTCAATAATAATggcagtaaaatattttgacagaTTGACATTAATATATACCAAAGAAGGTAGGAACTTAATATTCAACAAAAATCAACTCAGTCTGTGGGTCAAAGAATTATGTTTGGATCCTTTTTGTAAGTCTCTCCACCATCTTCCCTGCCTAGGGCATTTTTAGGCTCACTAAAAATGATCCTCcctttgtttaatattttgtcatattaggAGTCAAGGCCTAAGGTGCTTTGTGAATAACCTGTAGCTTATCAAGgtaaaattctagaaaaaaaaaagtctttgaaCCCCACaaattctaagatttttttctaaaatgacaTCACCAGGAGTTACTTTTAGTCTTAGGATTGTTTAAGAATATTTACAGGTCATGTTCCCTTACTCTTCCTCCTACTGCCCATGAAGCCACCACTCCAAAGCAGGCGTCTCCTATTTCACCCATGTAGCACGGTTTATCATATGGTTCTTTCACAAAAGAGGGACAGTGATACAGCAACATGTGATGGACGACTTCCTGGTGCTCAATCTCTGGCTCAATCTAAAAGGTAAGAAATTGTTATTTAATGATTAACTCAAATTAGACAGTTAACATCACAATAGCACAAGCCACCAGTAATATTTTGCAGCTTTGAAAGAGTAACACAATTCAGTGTATTCAAATAGGATTTTATGGGATATAGCAACACTTTGAAGTGAAAAAGATAGTTTTCAAAACCATTTCCTATAGAAATGAACACTGTGGCATGGATTTGTAGGATCACAATATATTCTGATATTCCGACATAAATTAGCAAAagctaatattttagtttagaaatgaatataaattaCTTAATTGTACCTAAAATTTAAGACACTGATATGatatttactttaaagaaaGTGACATTACCTGATAAATATGATGTTTTGTGGGCAAGTCTTGAAGCTTCATTACTTTACAGTGATAGTAGGTTGTGTTGGGAGGGACAGTGATCTGcaaattagaaacaaaaaataacacattgttttattgccatcaataaaatacaatttcaatTACATATGTTCCATTAAAGTTTGTACACTTGTCAGTGTATCATGTAAACTCTTGTGATCAGTTGCCATTTTtgttatctctctctctcttttactatatgctaaaaaaaacaagcttgaGTTTTCTGAAGTATTATTGAAAATCTTATTACCAAAATTCTATAATTGTGTTTAAATAGAATGCAATTATTAATTTGTGTATTGGTCAGTTTCTTCCCCAATTTGCTGTCTTTCTTACTTACTTTGTCCACCTTCACACTGAGATATCTGGCATCAGGAGGGATGGTCTTTGGCATGTAGTTGAGAAGATTTACTTCCTTGGTGCCTCTAAATCTCCCGTGGTATTTGATGTTATCTGTCGCACCGTAGGCGTAGATTAGCTTAATGGACTGAGCCTGTTGGACAAGaggttttacaacaaaataataataaaaataaaaataacagaaaaactttacagAAACACCGTACATGTTTCTCTTACAGAAACATGTACGgtgaaaaaaacatacaaaattgTTCCTTCTCTCACAGAAACAGTATTATATTTCACATATTCTATAGAAAGACAGTTTTCTATTGCCTCAAATCTTTTGGggcatttttttaatgcttcttttgtCTTCTTAAGCAGTTGGGCCACCCCTTGCCTGAGCTTACCCCAGGTAAGGGGTAAGCTCAACAAAGACAGCTGATTTTACATTGTAATATGCTGAAACCTGAGCTGTACACTTAAACTTAGAATAGAATAAATAGGTTATAGAGAATCAACAGAGCAATATATTGTGCAACAGAAAggataaatgttcttttcaccGTTAAGGTTAATGCAACAAAGTCTAGAATAGAAGTACAATATGATTTGACCCTGTAGCTGTGAAAGCTCAGTGAATACAACagcttatttaatattttgacaTGCTGGCCTATAACTATAACCTATAACATGCTGGCAGAATAAATTGCCTTACGGTGATATGGAAGTCTTTTTCATCACAGGTCTCTATTGGCCTTTGAAACGTCATTATTGTTTGTCCATCATTTTCAGTCATGGAGAGCAGGGTGTAGCTCTGCTCCTCATCCTTTTCAGGCATTTTCTCCCCTATTGAATAATAATCCTAAAAGgcagaaggaaaacacatttaaggcACCAATAACTCCTGGTTTCTGTTGTACATGAACAAAATCATATTAACAACTAATATTTAAAGTATCTGCTTACTGCAAAATAGCTTCCATTGGATCCAAGTCCCCCCATTACAATGTCTGCATCATCCATGTCTCCATGAGGACTAAAACCAAAGCCGACCCAGCCTGTGGTGTTGACTGTCAGTTGGAATGTTATGTTTCCTTGCACATTATCAAATCCCCACTTCAGGTGGACCAAATTGCCGTTGTCCAGGTACTCCATGAAAGGCAGGTTGTAGTCTGTGGCCCGCGATCCTGCCATCCAGGCCAGTAAGATGGAGACGAAACACAGCGGGGCAGACATGATGTCTCTCTGAGGTTGGAAATCTAGACACTGAGCACAATGGCTGTGGAGCTGCCAAACGCCCTCCTACCCCTTTCAGTGACACACCTGCACTGCTAGATGAGCTCAAGTGATACGGGCAGAAAGTGCTTCGTCATTCGCCCTCTGTAGAATTTTCAAGAAAACAAGCTGCAACTTTTGATACTTAAgcatatttttctatttatattagATTCAAATCTCCACATGTCTGAATGTTTCTGGGTAACATCAGAGCACTGAAATTCTGTGCACGTTTGTTAAAGGTCTCATTATTTCACATCAACATCCTGTGTCAATGACTTGCTTGTTCTTTTGGTCAGTGGATTATAATTTCTGGTTAAATTCGCAGCAGCAGCTCTTCACCATTTGATAACTActaatttttactgttttcctgCTGGCAGTTCAAATGGATTCAGGTGTTTGATATATGAGGAGGCGATGAGGAGATGGTGAAGCTGAAACCTGCAGTATCTTCCCCATTTCCCTCCCTCCTCGAAATGCTTTCATATATCAAACACATCATATAATTCAATACAACCTCATTTTGTAGGAATGTGAATAGTGCAGGCTCTCTTTTTACTGACCTTAAACTCACAAACCATATCAGTTAAGGGAAAAGAAGTAAAGTGTTTCCAAATAACTTAAAGAAGAACTTTGTATGAACCgctaatgatgatgatgatccttgaagaaaattattttaaaagtgcaaGTGGATAAACTGCATTAAGGGACATAAAGTTGAAACcatatatttaaattacaaGATCAGTTAGGATcgcaaaattatttatatttgctaaattcagatattttttaattcagacatTTATATTCGTAGCCTTATTATTTGGTAgaattatttaacaataaatagttaaatatgaattttttactaaattaccCAGCAATAAAGCTTGTCTTGCATTGTAATGTCAATTTAAGTCCAGCAGAGGGAGACGTTGCAATAAGAAACGACTCAAGATGAACATGGGTGAGGTCACTCCTCTAACTGCTGCAGTTGAACTATCTGCAACATGTACAGATAAATAAGAGTGGCTCCCAGAAGATAAGTACAGCAATCATGACAATCACAAGTAATACTCGGAGAGCACATAGATCTTTTAAAAGAGCAtggtattttaaaattactataatatatattttttggaattAAATGTGTTCTATCCAGAATGATGTCTTCAATATTTAACGTTTACAATTCAATTATATATCTACTTTTGTTATTGTAGTACAGTACTGACTGAAAAGATGGTAAGGAAGTAGGGCTAAAGGGgtgctttaaaatataaataaatatagttgggttttttttacttttaataaagatattttacttttaaaatatttttttaaatttaattaatttcagagttaAGTCTGTGGGGAGCCATACCGGACCTGAATTACCTTTCCGGTTTCTCTCTCTATCTCAGGTCACTCCCTCCTCCGCgctgtcagcagcagctccttaCGCGGTTCAAACTTAGCTCTTTCGCTCCGAATCTGCTCCGTCGTCACTTTTCTTTAGTTCTCGCCtgttt is drawn from Xiphophorus hellerii strain 12219 chromosome 15, Xiphophorus_hellerii-4.1, whole genome shotgun sequence and contains these coding sequences:
- the moxd1l gene encoding DBH-like monooxygenase protein 2 homolog, producing the protein MSAPLCFVSILLAWMAGSRATDYNLPFMEYLDNGNLVHLKWGFDNVQGNITFQLTVNTTGWVGFGFSPHGDMDDADIVMGGLGSNGSYFADYYSIGEKMPEKDEEQSYTLLSMTENDGQTIMTFQRPIETCDEKDFHITAQSIKLIYAYGATDNIKYHGRFRGTKEVNLLNYMPKTIPPDARYLSVKVDKITVPPNTTYYHCKVMKLQDLPTKHHIYQIEPEIEHQEVVHHMLLYHCPSFVKEPYDKPCYMGEIGDACFGVVASWAVGGRAYELPENTGIPIGGTQSGTYYRLEIHYNNPQKKEGIIDSSGLRLYYTDKLRQHDVGILTTGVFPVSHMMYGIPPKAAEFHSYGICNTSLFSQLVDPIPDLQVFSVLLHTHLAGRKVRVGHFRKGKQIDFLGVNENYDFDMQETVNLGSIKTIKPDDEVIVECIYNTSDRTQSTMMGLSTSDEMCLAFLFYYPAINITSCTSRPNTTLLSTTADQIAAYQSLMNALPQVQYISDTNYNSSVYRYGTVRNVMGTPTAACKSTNAASRLCTSWMVKAGGIILLLLSIAVM